The following nucleotide sequence is from Aspergillus nidulans FGSC A4 chromosome I.
GGAGGCACTTACCGACAAAACGCCGCTGCGTACGTCGCCCGAATCGCAATAGAGCGAGTTCTTGGACGCATCGTCGTGCAGAATTGCGTCTGTTAGGAGGGCTGTTGCTTCAACAGGATGTGGGAGGTTGCCGCGGAGTTTCCACGCGGATACCTGGAAGTAATAAGCTTACGTTCACTCACTCGAAGACTGATTTCCATCTCTCGGTCCCAATAAATTGAAGCATAGGGGAAAGAAGTCAGTGAACATACTGTTGCGCATGCCTGCGAGCGCAGATCCGGCCCATCATATTCCGGGGGAGGGTAGAACTGTTTTCGCACGGCGAGGAGGTCCGAGTGCCTCTTCCATGGGGTGAAAATCACTTTTGCCATCTTAATTATTATACGTTCCCTTGAGTATATGGTTCAAACTCCTGATCTATAAGGGCGCTTGCTGGATTTTTTATATGTGCGGATGATTGTTCTTCCGTCCCGAGCATTCGTCGCTAGCGCGTTTCAGGTATTGACTTGCTGAGGTTTCTTAGTTTATGTAATTCGTCTCGTTGTTGCGTCAATCCTACGGAGTGGCTGGATTGATTGTTATTGATGTTCATTTCTCGTTCTTTAGACTCCTATGAGTACATATCATGATGACGCCTCGCTCAGTGTCCTTAACCCATATGCTATGCTATGCAAACGCTATCCCGAAAAAACTCCGTGCCATGCGATCAAAAGAAATCAAATCCATCCGTATCCGTAATTCATGCATGATGTGGTGGGAAAATTGAAGGATGGTCGGGCCATGGTAGGCTGCTCAGAACCATTGTCGGATTCGAAGAAAAATGTCTTGTTGACCATGCTTTCAGCTTGCTTATTTGCTTGCGCCGACTGCTGTTGATTATCAGATTCAGAATCTGGCTCTTGCtggtcttcctcttcttcctcttcgtcatcctttTCAGCAAAAGGTGTGAACGTCTCTTCCAACTTCAGCCCCTTGCCATTCATACCGTACACCAATCCGTCGGTAGATGTATCGGGTTCGCTGTAGAGGCCCATTCCAACCAGTTCATCCCccggctccggcttctccagcacgGGAACTGAttctgcatcatcgccgaaCTTCTGGATCGGCAGGAAGTCGGGCGTGGCCGGCCCGGGCGATGACACACTTCCATAGTTAGAGGCTGGAGCCCCCATTGATGGGAGATCCTGGTTGATAGATGTCATGTCCAGAGGCCAGTCATTCAAAGGCTGCGCAAACGAGGGTACGCCCATTTCAGATCCGTCCCAAAACGTCCCGTCAACTTGAGGTTGGTTCATATGCAAGTAAGGCTCCTGCGGCAGTTGAGGGAAAGCAAGGTCCTGTTGCATGTTGGAGACATCGGCAGCGGGAAAAGGTTGCAACATAGTCTCATCAAAGGCGCCCGTCATGGTTTGAGACGGTTGGGTCACCTGCGTGACCGGGAGATTGTACGAGTCCAAACTGGTCGTTGGATAGAACTGCGCTGGTGTCCCATATTCCGGCTGGTTTAGCACGGGGTGCCAACTCATGGGACGAGCCCGTCTTCTGTTAATCGCCGCCAGGAGAGCAGCGTTCATAtcgatctgctgctcctgaGTCGGGGGCCGGTACATGGGCGAGCTGTGCACGGTGGtggtcctcctcctgctcgcAGAAGGACTGTTTCCAGCGCTGCGAGGCTTGCTGATTCGGCCGCTCAGTCTAGGCTTAGGGAAAGCATAGAGGAATTGCTGAAGGGCCGTTGACTGGTTGTTCAGTGGCCATTGCGAGCCCGCAAAGGCTTCAGGTTGAGGATAGTAGGTCATAGGAGACGTAGTAAAGATGTGGCAGTGTTGAGCTGGAGTGGAGTTGGAGTGTTGAGAAGTGTTGTTGGCGGAGTGTCGGTTATAACATAGTAGTAGAGTCCTGGAAGGCGTCGCAACGGTAAGAACTAGGAACGGTAGGAACGGAAGGAGGGGGGatatgtatgtatgtatatCAAACACGGAGCGGAGCCATGGATGCCCACTGCGGCATATGCACAGGAGCTCTAGCTCGGCCTGGGGTTGAGACTGACACAGGGGGACCATTCAGTTGTACGGAGCTCAGTCCCTGGTTGGTTAAGTATGACTCTTGGGTCAGATCATCGGCAGAAATAAatggcaaaaaaaaaaaagatcaATTCGGGACACTGCGGGTGGAACTGGAACATCGAAGGTCTGATCTGCACAGTAAAGCCTGCCAGACTCCACGATCCCCGTCGTCATACTAGCGCGGGCGGCCTGCACATGCTGGGCGGGGCCCTGGCTGCCAGTGCCCAGGTGAATTAAGCAAGGCGCTGGCACAACTTGGGAAGGAAGGAGCGAAGGAAGGACTGGATGTGTGATAATTTAGACAACGTTGTAGTCCAGCAAAGCCCGGCAGTCCAGATGAAGCCGGAGCCAGGGATCCATGTCAGAATCCATCAGAATCCATCTAAGGTTAAAATCAAACAGATGCCTAATTAGGCAAAGTTTGTCAGGTTTCCTATTCCTATCCCACCCACCCACAGCCTTGAATTCCCACTACCACCACGCTCAGTGTTCCTCTCACCATCTGACCAGCCTAGATCCTTCCACTTTGCAGGTTCTGGTCAAGGTTTCTTCCGTGCCATCCATTCAGCATTACGTACTCCATCCATCGCAGTCCTCCCTTATCCCTTGTCCCTGGTCAATAACCCAAGGATTCCTGAGTCTGGCTGAGTCTCCACAAGTTCACCGTTTCTATCCCGTTAATCGCCGTTACGCAAGGACTACCGATTACTCTTAACTCTTGGCTGAGGCCTGGAGAATGATCAGACGCATTTTCGACATTGTGCTATTGACTGCGTGGCTCACGAAAGGGACGACAGTGTACAGGTGAGCTCACACTCCTCccgacttcctcttcccgaCCGTACACCGTACGCCGTACCGTCAGCGTCCTGACGGGCGATTTCCTCCAGAGTCTGTTCGCAACTTAATCTAAACCATGCGGGATAGTCACTAGTCTAACCGGAAATGGCCGAGACAGCGATCCAAATGATGTGATCATTCTTCGATAAACGGGGCTACCCACATCTGATACCAAATCCAGCCAACGACACGATCGGACACTTGGGAACCACCGTTAGCGCCCTTCGTACCACCAATTTTTACTCGCCTGACTCCATGGCGCCAGCCGCACACTGGGGCGAATAACAATACACCCTTTCCGCTCGAAGCTTTTGTACCGGTGAAGGGTGAAGGATCAATCGACGGAAGATTCGGCTACGAGGACGACCGCCGCTCTACCGAGTTGGCCTTGCACTGTGGACATCGTTGTTTCCCAACCAAGACCAGCTCATGCCAAGTGGAACGCGCAAGCGCCTCCCACGGAAACCTTTTGTTGCTCGATTCGGCCACATCGTCATCGGATTGGTAGAGTATCTATATTAAACGTGCCACTGCGGAGTACCTGTGACGAGCCCAGCGGTGCCGCGGAGAGGCGGCAGATATGCTTTGTACACCGTCTTGCCGAGACTGCGCCGTACTCTGTTGGAGCACCAGAAATTTCCTTTTCTGCGGATGACTGATGTGCAATAAAAATGTGCATGCACGGGAGAAGCTACAGATAGGCCGACGATGGAGCGCGTCGTGAACTGCGAATTGGGTAACTGTGACGGATTACTCCGTATTAGGCATCCTGTGCCTGGCTACTCCTTAGCAACGGATCGCGCAGCCAAAAGGAATATCAAATGCCTGATACAGTAAGAACAGAACTGCGCGATCAGACATTGTCGAAAGGAGACACTACTCAGTCTGAGACCCCTAACGAAGACTTGcgtctcttcaacctcgCCTTAGCCTAAGCGTAGCTTCCAAGACCCTCCAGAGCGGCCAGGAAAAGGCAAAGCTCAAGACCCCGTGCAACGATAGCACGATGGAATCGACACTAAGCAGCCGCCTATCGGACAATTGACCTTGGGTCATGACTCTTGAGATCATCGCTTGGCTGCCTCCCACAAATCAGGTGGCGGAAATTATTACAGGCGAACCGCCGGGAAAGCCAATTGCGGGGCTCGGTTCCACCAAGAACAGAAAGAACAAAATTCCAGAAGGTCAGGGGCGAGTCAAAATTCCTGCAAAATGGGTGGAAGGGCCAACAAGAGGTGGGTCACTTCATGGCTGCGACTTCTGCAACATGTCTGGCACCCTTCACAAACGGTCATAACCCGGTCCCGGCTGTGCTCGTAAACAACCGTCAAGAGGTTTAGTGCCCTTGCGCTGCACTCGTCAGCTCGCCTTGGTCATGAGTCGACACGCCGCGGCTGGGGCCGCTTTTCCACTCCGACTCCTTTGAGTCCTGCGATGGATCTGAGATGGAATTTTACAACGCTGATCATCCAATGCAACCTCCGCGCACGGCAAAGTATTGCAAGCCGTCACCATAGTTATCTCCCTAAGTGGGCAAAGGGAGAGGCCAACAAGGAAGGATCACAGCCCACAAATGAGGATGAGCTCCATCCTTACCTCAAGCACAGCCTTAACATGCATGCAGCCACCAAAGTTGGCCAACGGGATCTATTATTTTATTCGCTGCTTCTGCAAAGTGACCTGTGCGGCTGGAACCTCGGAGACGGTCAGTTTCCACAGACGTCAGTCACCGCAGCCACAACCAGCCCGCCAAGTTCCAGCCGACTAGTTCCAGCGCAGCTTCGGGGTCCAGAAGCGCTCCAAGAGGCGCGACCTTCAGACAAAACTAAGGATTCCTAACAACTCAGACACAGCCGGGCGTTGATGATCCTTGTTTTGTTAAGAGACAAAAATTAGCCTTGTTAAGGAGAATCATGGTCGCATCGGCCCAAACATAGCAGCAACGCTCACTCAGCTGCAGTTGCCGGATGTTCCACACACCCTACACAGAGAAAGGGGGAATGGAGATGCTCGGATCCTTTCCATCGCCCCATTATGCCGTTTGCATCCGCCTTTCTGTCCACCATCCAGACTTCATCGACGGGTCTCGGGATATGATGCTTATCAAACTTACATTCAAGTGTACAGTTCAGGCCCAAGCGTCAGGTAAAAAGGGAAAAATCCAGCCCGTAAAAATTATCCTGgtaaaaggaagaaagggaATATGACGCTAAACGATTTGGCTTACTTTAGCGGCATGTCAGTCCCTAATTTGGGTTCCTTCGATGGATCATCGGAATTTCAACGAGAGATTGATCTGTTAGGTTTTGCCGCCTCTGTCGGGGAAGGCTAAAGCGCTTATGACAAGCAATAATCACATGTGGTAGATGATCACTGGTCACTCAGTCGCTGATTGCTCCCCCTCtcaaggccttgttgacCCCTGAGCCCTAGCGACCTAGAATACCGGCGACTCGCTCTCGATGGTCGCTGCCTCCCTGGATTTGGGCAGGGCGATGTGACACGACACGGCATGCGCATTCTTGAGTTCGTCCGCGCTTTCAGCCTACAACGGAGTAGCCGCCGATGAAGTCACATAATAAGACGCGGTCTTTTTATTGGACGCAGGAGTACAGTACTACTGTCGGTTTCGGAGCGCTAGGTTGGTCCTGTTGCAGGACATCTGCATACCTAGGCACAATAATGTATGCCATAACGACCATTGACTCATGGGCCACCTGCATGCACTCGCTCTGTCCAAAAATCCACAATCAACAGCTCATCACGATACTGCAAAAGGAcaacagaagaaatgagCGATTCCTTGGATCGTTCTGACCCATTCCAAGCCGCCGCCCGGTCCTCTCGTTTATCAGGCTATTGTCGCTCTTGTCGCTCTGTCGCAGCTGGAGACTCAGGACCGCCGTGATCAGGTAGCATTGCACTGCATTGCGTTATTGTCAGGATCCCTGACTGATCACACAATCTCCTACTGTGTTTGATCTGGAGCTCGGACATTGTGGCGCAGAATGCCACAGGTACACCATCCAGCTTCCGATAGATGATTTGCCTGATGAGACCAGGCCTTACTCTTCAACAATAAGCTCTAAGACAATAGTCGTAGTCGCTCTCGTATAATATTGCCCATATTGCCCGAACACTTGTTCACCGTATTTTCAACCTCGTGCCAATTAGCGTTTACGCTACGGGGCATATTGCTGCCTTTTAGAGGCGTGCCCAAGGCCTAAAGTAAACGGAGGAGACTCCTTCGTCGTGGAGCTCCGATGTACGGTGGCCTTAAATTGAGCCACTCGCACGCGGAGAAAGCGCGATAGTATCGAGTGGCAAAAATTTGAAGCAGCTAGCAAGGGCCAAGATGCAGGCGCATCTCCATCTACCAGAAGGAGAACCGCATGACCCCAACTTCGGCTCCATCGCCTTTCGTATGGGGTGCAGCACGGCACTTTCTTCCACTGTAATTTAACGAATCAAGTCTTCCAATGCAACATTGCAGACTTCCGCTGCAGTATACTTTGTACATATTCTCTCCTGCATTATACCCATGGGGTCCTCATTCCATGTACAGAGTACGTACTCCGAAGACTGATTCCACGGCACGTTACTCTGTATAACTTCGGGTAGCGGCTCCATCGCATTGACGAGATGATTCCATATGAACCCAGGATCCGGCTCTATTCAAACAAGGTTTACCGTCAACCTTGGACGAGCAACGGGCAAATGATCATAATATACAACGATAATCCAGCGCGATCCTACTACATTGGCCACGGCATGGCAGATCAAGTGGGACCACCCTCGTTCCCTAATTCCTCGAGTCAAATCAGCATCCCAGATTTTCAGCCAGGGACATTGTGACACCTTAAGACAAGAGCAAGTCTCAGACAAAATACAATTCGCATCGGCTATTCAAGGGTATTCTGAGTAGAACTTTCTTCACATCGCGATGCCCCGATTCTGAGGCTCGCATGATGCATGGGATATCGGACAGGGATGGCGGTCCTGGTAGGACAGGTGTACTCCGTCTACACCTGCATGGCTCGGTCCATATCACGAATCAGCTGCACCTCGGTCGATATTTCTTTTCGCTTGCATCGGCAGACGATCAAATCATTCCAAGACCCGCACAATATGCAATAAAAAAGACATAAGATTCTGATTGTCCCTTGGGAAACGGTGGAGCCGTCACCAAAGAATGGTCAAACAGTGGCTCAGAATCCAGGATTCAGGAATCAAGATTCCTAGTGCTTGGGCCATCGATCCGTCTGGATTCTGATTCCCGACTGCGACTCTAGACTGAACGGAGTAATGGGCTATCCCACTGGCCGGTCCCACGCGAACTTGGAAGTTGGACgcctccaggcttccaggcTTCCTGATTGGAATCCTAGAACTTAGAATGACCCTAGCGCATCAAAGTTTCGGAAAGCCACATGGTTTCGCTGGAACAGAGAAGTACAACGATTCACGGCATATGGAGAGTAAGGTAGTCACTGGGGACATTCCCATACCAAAACCCGGGGTGCAAGCAACGGAGTACAGATCATGTTGGCGACCAGGCTCCGTGCTTGTTCGGACTTGTCcgtctcatcttcagagcCAGGTGTCGCGAATGCGATGTTGCATGGATAATGGATCCCCAACTCCCCGACTCCCCAACTTTCCCAGTCTCAGAGTCCAGAGAGAGAAACAAGTCCGACGTCAGGACAAGGAAGACTCCTAGGCGACTCGATGAGGGGCCAAAGGAGTCTAGTGTGGAGCAACAAAGACAAGGAGTCAAAATGCGTAAGACTCGGCCACGACTCGCGGTGGCTGGcacggccgccgccgcaCGTTGCACGCTTGCAGCTGCGCTTCTAGCCGGCAACTGCAGTGCTGATCGACTCCAACAAATTCGCTTGATCGAATATTATTGAACTCAAATCCGGTTCACTTCTCGATGCTTTGCCTTGATGGACATCGGCTCCGcatcagcatcgtcatcgtcatcctttTCAGAGTCAGAGGTGCGGTTGCGGTCGGACAGCCGCCGGGTCTTTGCAGCGACCACTCAAGGagtctggctggctggctgactCAGGGGACTGCCAACAGGGTTGCGCCTCTACCAGGCTACAGGGTATCTCAGATTGTTTGGAGCTGATGAGGGGTGATTCGTAAATCGTGATACTGCAAGCCGCTAATCGGGTCGCTGCGAGTGACAAGTCTGTTTTCCTCTGGTGGCCTGTTTAGGTGAGCTTGCTCACCGACACTGACCTACTAAGGCGAGACAACTATTGAGGCGTCCCAACCGAGCCTATATTCCAAGTCCCAACCTCGCTCTCACccccatcctcatccccatTCCAGCGCCTGATCAAAGCAAGTGGCACTCGACGAGTCGATGGACGCTTTGATAACGCAGGAGCCTAAAAGGACTCGTCAACTGATCCAGATGGTTCCCCACCAGAGTCCAGACCATCCCCCAACTGATTTCTTTGCTGTGGGTTGCTAACTATATATGAGACACGAGGCTTTTGATATATATACGGCAGCGGCTGGATTGTGGCTCTTATGTCCATGAGATGGGCGGTATCGTATTGAGTCTGTTTGTCTATTTGTCTGTTTGTCTATTTGACGACGAACATCGTGGTATACAGAGTAGTTGACAACAAGAGCCGACAGCCTGCCGcactgtactccgtacccTATATTTTGGAGTAACTCTAGTCTAGTCGCCGTGCTACGACGCCTCAGGGTATGATGGTATCCCGTAGATATGTCGATAAGGGAGCGGCGGTTTCTCCCGAAGGTTTCAACGTTGGTGCTGCCGGTGTTGGAGTCGAGCTCAACCTTCACCTTCCAGAGAAATGGTTTTGTTCTAATATGCGGGCGAGCAGTACATGCTCTCAAGTCTAGGACTCGCTCTTTGTGCTGAGTGCAAGATGCCTTCTATCTCAAGCTCCCCGCCGCGGGCCGACGTCATCGCCCGGTCCAGTTTCCTCGCACTCAGGTCAGCACCGGGTCCTTGGAAGAAACACAAACGTCAGAACAACGCGGTCAAGACATTTTTTTTAACCGCAAATAAACACCAAACAGGCCCCTGAGTCTACGACAACATCATGGACCAACGGCCTTCAATAGATACTGTACCGTTGCCCCTCTCGTGATAGCCTCAACCACGCACGCTGACGCTCGTCAAGGGTCATGATCACAAGCAGGAGAACGATCCTCCCAAGCAATTCGAGGTATGATTACCAGTCTTATCTCGAGGAATTAACTAACTCCTGCCTGGTTAATAGGTTCTATTCCCCCGCCGAACGTGCAGCCACCGCCGCAAAGCCTCCCTTGTTATGGCCGATGAGCCTCGAATCGACCACACGGACGAGGCAACAGCATGCTTCGTCCACTCCCTGATCGCTGGCGAGGGCCCAATGCCGGCCAAAATTGCGAATTTCCGAATTTCCAAGGACAGGTCGAAGCTCGAGGCGGATATCGTCGGTAAATCGGCTGCCGGAGCTCACGATGTCGCcatcgaagaggaagacgaggatgaggatgacgagaacCAGAAGCCGGATGCGCATGGACGCGCCAagtcgccgtcgccagacGAGGTCCAGTCGCGACATCTGACGAAAAAGCAGCTTTCTGATATGGCGTGGAATGTGCGCAACCTGTCTAAGAAACTCGATAGCATCCGGCTCAAGCTCAACGTCAAGTCGATATTCCTGGTTACCAAGGCGGGCGATGAATCGGTAGTCGATGCTACGCGCCAGGTCGCGCGCTGGCTACTCTCTAAAGACCGCGGAACGCAGTACGTCGTCTACATTGAGAACAAGCTGCGCATTGACCCAGAGTTCGACTACGAGAGCCTAGTGAAGGAGGACTCGTCCGTGGGAGAGCGGCTCAAGTTCTGGGATGCAAAGCTAGCCTCAGAGCAAGCGCATCTATTTGATCTCGTCATCGCTCTCGGAGGCGACGGGACGGTCCTCTATACGAGCTGGTTGTTCCAGCATATAGTGCCGCCTGTTCTGTCCTTCTCGCTAGGCTCATTAGGCTTTCTAACGAAGTTCGATTTCAATGATTATCAGAATATTCTCTCATCTGCGATCCAGGACGGTGTACTCGTTAGTCTACGCTTGCGCTTCGAGTGCACAATCATGCGGAGTAATCCGCACGACAAGGAAACGCCGGCTACGAAGAAACACCGTGACCTGGTCGATGAATTGATAGGCGATGAGACGGAGGGGACGTTAACACATCGGCCTGACGGCGTCGTGCATATCCTAAATGATATCGTCGTTGATAGAGGGCCGAATCCAAGTATGCCTACAATACTCTTCAAAATAAGTAGAAATCTGTGCTAATGTATGCCAGCCATGTCCTCGATCGAACTCTTCGGCGGCGACGAGCACTTCACAACTCTGCAAGCCGACGGTGTCTGCATCTCCACTCCAACCGGCTCAACAGCCTACAACATGGCCGCTGGCGGCTCCCTCACACACCCCGACAACCCGGTAATCCTAATCACGGCAATCTGCGCACATACGCTGTCCTTCAGACCGATTATTCTGCCCGATACGGTTGTGCTGCGAGTGGGTGTACCATATGATGCGCGCACAAGCTCGTGGGCGAGCTTCGACGGGAGGCAGAGGGTTGAATTACTGCCCGGTGATTATGTAACTGTTTCAGCATCAAGGTACCCGTTTGCGAATGTGTTGCCGCATGGGGGGAAGGGGGATGATTGGATGAGGAGTCTTTCGAAGACGCTCAATTGGAACAcgaggcagaggcagaaggCTATGACATAATGATCATGATAATATATGGTATGGGTTGGTTCTAGGTCTTAAAATAGATAGAATGGGCTAGCAATTTTGGATTGACGCTGATTACCGGCTGCGAGCCTAATATGTCTACCACAGCGGGtgtctttttttctctttcctttctctttaGCAATGAAAACGAACTTGCGCGGCGAGCCACCTCGAAGTATCTATTTCTGACGTATATGAATTTCAGGGAGAGTTCATGACTTATAAAACTTCGAGTGCTTCATTGTGTGTGGAGACTGGAGCTGGATAGAAAATGCTGTTACTTCTGTCCATCTCTAGAACTTTCGTACGCTATGGGTCGGTTTGGTTTCCACGGCAGCCTGAGGCCTATATAAACCCACCTTTCTTTCGtgatttttctttcttcaatcaacctcttctcttcgcgaCAACAATCAGCCTAGGCTGGGATCTTATGTGATTCCAGATACACGCTTACGATTTCTACTTGTTAACATATTTAACATATTTCTTACGCCCAGCTTAAACTAATAGGTAAGACTACACATACTTCTGTCTTCTCTCCTCGCCGAAACCAAGACAAGAGCCAGCATGATGAAACACATTTCCACATTCGCAGTTTCCACGCTACCAGCCGTCGCTTATGAACCCATCATAGACGTGCTCTGAGCGTCAAGTACTTCCTTGGATGTCTGATTTGGCTCGCAATCTTGAATTTTGATTATCGAGGACAGTCTTTGGCTGAGCTTTTGCTAATCTGTTCGAAGATCCTAGGTTGAAAAGCATGCCAGAGCATGCCGCATGCGTTACATTATTACGAAGTACCAGCCGTTATTTGGTTAGCCGAGAGACTTTTGTTGATAGCCTGAATAGCGGACATGAATGAAATATATTGTAGCAATTTGCTTATTCCGAGGTCGTCATGATGTTGGACGTTATTGTTCTTGTTCGACCTGTCAGCAGCGTAGATATAGGTGATAGTCGGTCAAGTCAAAACGTCTGTAACATATGTAACAACTCATCCTTGATTCTCACTTCAATTTCCCTATGAATGTAAATGAATCTCGGCATTTAAGTTGGTGTAAATCCTGGCCTGTCCGTCGACCGTTCGGTGATTGGGGGGAAATGTATCAAACAGCTTCCGCGCTTGTAGTGATCGAAAAAATTTGATCCCTGACCTAGATGTTGGGTATCCGTCTCGCAAGGTGACATTGTCATTGAACCTTGAACGAGAGCCTGATACTGTGCATCTTAGCAGCTACTCAATCGAACCTATTGTTCCTCACACCGTAGGGCCATACCTAACACCGGCTCCTTTCAAAGCTTCGCGCGCTTGACGAATCAAATAAGAGCTAGACAGACTTGATGAGAGGCGACTTCCATTGTCATGGCTTCCATGTCTGCCCTGGAAATCCCATGAAGGGACGAGCTGCACTGGACTTGTTCAACGGGTCTCGCTCTCGCGCGCGGAGCTCCCGGTTGCGTCGCTTACGGTCGCGagctcgcttcttcttctgcctcaagGCCTCAATTTCTTCACGGCTCTTTCCAGTGAATAGGCGATAGAGCCACATCATCATTGGGTTGGAGACGGTGAATGTTCCTGGCTGAGTGATAGGAAACCTGTGATGCCAGTTCAATAACAGTGCCTTGCGGACCCAGGCACAGTAAATAGCTCATGGTCTTGACCAAGTTACTGAGCCACAGCATGCTGTCGCCAAGCGAGGCGCAACCGATAATGATCAAAACGATGCATCGCCTTCCTTAGTTGCATGGAGCAGTCGGAAAGGGATTGGTTGAGATTCAGAGTTTCGATTTAGCCCCAATTTGCGCAAAATGTCTTGTAGTTTACCGTAGCGAGActctccgtctccgccaaTCTACTGAGCTCCTGCAACTCGACGACGACCTTGTGAAATTGCGAGACCACTCTATCTATATGATTACTATTGACGAATCACCATGGTTGCAATATAACACAACTCGCCCGAATCTTGAAATCCTCCAGCCTGCGGGCCAGTGAGCTAGTACTCCTATTTTCAGCGCCGCTCACCATGTCGCACCCCCCACGACGCTCCTCAATGCTCTCAATGAGCAGCAGCGTACAAACAGCTACGCCGACGGAAAAGCAACTCGCGCAACAACCACAGATCCAAACACCAACACAAACGAACCCTGGTCTGCGCGTCCCTTCCAACCGCAAAACAATATACGACAGACACCTTAACCGCAGTCGGAATGCCGAGTC
It contains:
- a CDS encoding uncharacterized protein (transcript_id=CADANIAT00007620), with protein sequence MVPLCQSQPQAELELLCICRSGHPWLRSVFDIHTYISPLLPFLPFLVLTVATPSRTLLLCYNRHSANNTSQHSNSTPAQHCHIFTTSPMTYYPQPEAFAGSQWPLNNQSTALQQFLYAFPKPRLSGRISKPRSAGNSPSASRRRTTTVHSSPMYRPPTQEQQIDMNAALLAAINRRRARPMSWHPVLNQPEYGTPAQFYPTTSLDSYNLPVTQVTQPSQTMTGAFDETMLQPFPAADVSNMQQDLAFPQLPQEPYLHMNQPQVDGTFWDGSEMGVPSFAQPLNDWPLDMTSINQDLPSMGAPASNYGSVSSPGPATPDFLPIQKFGDDAESVPVLEKPEPGDELVGMGLYSEPDTSTDGLVYGMNGKGLKLEETFTPFAEKDDEEEEEEDQQEPDSESDNQQQSAQANKQAESMVNKTFFFESDNGSEQPTMARPSFNFPTTSCMNYGYGWI
- a CDS encoding putative NAD+ kinase (transcript_id=CADANIAT00007621), translating into MDQRPSIDTGHDHKQENDPPKQFEVLFPRRTCSHRRKASLVMADEPRIDHTDEATACFVHSLIAGEGPMPAKIANFRISKDRSKLEADIVGKSAAGAHDVAIEEEDEDEDDENQKPDAHGRAKSPSPDEVQSRHLTKKQLSDMAWNVRNLSKKLDSIRLKLNVKSIFLVTKAGDESVVDATRQVARWLLSKDRGTQYVVYIENKLRIDPEFDYESLVKEDSSVGERLKFWDAKLASEQAHLFDLVIALGGDGTVLYTSWLFQHIVPPVLSFSLGSLGFLTKFDFNDYQNILSSAIQDGVLVSLRLRFECTIMRSNPHDKETPATKKHRDLVDELIGDETEGTLTHRPDGVVHILNDIVVDRGPNPTMSSIELFGGDEHFTTLQADGVCISTPTGSTAYNMAAGGSLTHPDNPVILITAICAHTLSFRPIILPDTVVLRVGVPYDARTSSWASFDGRQRVELLPGDYVTVSASRYPFANVLPHGGKGDDWMRSLSKTLNWNTRQRQKAMT